The Clostridium cylindrosporum DSM 605 genome includes the window AGGTAAATCACCTGAGGCAGGATTCGACCCACTAGCATATATGGTATCTGAAACTCATAAAAAGGGCATGGAATTTCATGCATGGTTTAATCCATATAGGGTCACAGAATCAGCACAAACTGGGAAAACAAAGGAGCAAATTTTAGCTACTTTAAGTTCTAATAACTTTGCTAGAAAAAACCCTGATGCTGTAATGCTTTATAATGGAAAACTGTATTTAAACCCTGGAGAACCTAAAGCTCAACAATTTGTTATAGATACAGTTATGGAAGTTGTAAAAAAATATGACATAGATGCAGTACATTTTGATGATTATTTTTATCCATATGGTGGATTTAAAACTACAAATCCTGATATAGCAACATATAAAAAATATGGAACTGGATTTAGCTCAATTGAAAATTGGAGAAGAAACAATATTGATAATCTAATCAAAAACCTTAATACACAAATAAAAAGTGCTAAATCAGATGTTAAGTTTGGAATAAGTCCATTTGGAATATGGGGAAGCAAATCTAAGCATCCATCTGGAAGTCCTGAAGGCGAAGGTTCCGCTGTGTCTTCTGGCTCCCTATCAAGTTATGATGATATATTTGCAGACACTAGAAAATGGGTTAAAAATAACTGGATAGACTACATAACTCCACAATTATATTGGTCAATGAATAACAGTATTTCTTCATATAAAGTTCTAGTTGATTGGTGGGGAAATGTCGTTCAAGGAACTAAGTGTAATTTATACATAGGACATGCGGTATATAAATATAGGGATGGTGAAGCAAATACTAATGAAGTAGCTGACTGGAAAAATCCATCTGAAATACCAAACCAAATAACTTATAGCAGAAATAACGCTAATGTTAAGGGAAGTTCATTTTTCAGCTTAAGGGATTTAGAATCTAATATAGTTGGATTTAAAACTACTCTAGTTTCTAGTTTCTATACTAGTAAAGTATCTATTCCCGGCAGTGTATCGGTAACTCCTAGCTACCCTACTGAAAAGTTAAGAGTATATTCCACTGGAGTAAGTAATAGACTTGTTTGGATTGATAGTAAGACTAGTACATCAAAATCTTATAATATATATAGATTTACAGGTTCAGAGGCTGTTAATACACAAAGTACTACTCACTTACTTAAAACAGTTAATAGAAGCGGTAGTGCAACTTACCTAGCATATAACGATACTACTATAAAATTATCTACTAAGTATACTTATATAATAGAAGCATTAGATTCATCTGGAAACATAATTAAACAATTTAAAATTAATTAGTTAAAGTCCCTGCTAATGCAGGGGCTTTATTTCATGTTAATATACAGTATATTTTCATCAAAATAATCTAATAATATTCATATGAAATTACATTTATTAATATAATTTACCAAATAATATTGACATTACTTTATTTTATCAATATTATATATTTAAAGATAATAATTATTAAGTAATATCAAATTATGAAGAGGTGTTTTTATGTCAAAGGACATTGTAAATAAAGATATAATTATAATTGGGTCAGGTCCTGCTGGTCTTACAGCAGGAATATATGCAGGGAGAAGTAAGCTTGATACCCTTATACTTGAAGATGAAATCGTAGGTGGTCAAATTATAGGGACCTATGCAATTGAAAATTATCCTGGGTTTCACAGAATTGGTGGTAGCGACTTCGCAGGGAGACTTGCATCTCAAGCTGCAGACTCTGGTGCTAGAATAGAAGAATTTGATACTATAGTTTCAGTTAATCTTACAGATAATGAAAAGAAAATTGAAACTTCAGGTAAGATATATAACCCACTTGCTGTTATAATAGCTACAGGTTCTAAACATCGTCCACTTCCTATTCCTGAAGAGCAAAAGTTTCATGGAAAGGGAATTCACTACTGTGAGTTATGTGATGGGGAAATGTATACTGATAAACATGTGCTAGTAGTTGGTGGAGGCAATTCAGGTGTAGAAGCTGCTATTTACTTATCTAAGTATGCTTCTCAGCTAACACTTATACACTGGAGAGATTCTCTAACAGCTGAAAAATCATCAATAGAAGATTTAACGAATAATCCTAAAATTAAAGTTTTGTATAATACAGAAATTCTATCAGCAAATGGAGAGGATTCAATTAATTCTGTAATGCTTAAAAACAACAAGACTAATGAAGAATATGAATACGAAGTTGATGGTATTTTTACCTATGTAGGAATGGTTCCTAGAACAGAACTATTTAAAGAATATATTGAATTAAATAAAGATGGATACATTAAAGCAAATGAAAATACAGAAACTAATATAAAGGGAGTTTTTGCTGCAGGTGATGTACGCGAAAAATCTGTTAGACAATTAACTACAGCAGTTGCTGATGGCACAGTATCTGCACTTATGGCTGAAAAATACATCTTACAATTAAGGAGGAAATAATTATGATAAAAGTTTATTCTACCCCAACCTGCCCATGGTGTACAAAGGTAAAATCATACCTTCAATCTAAAAATGTTGAATTTATTGATATTAATGTTGCAAAGGATGTTAAAGAAAGAAATGAAATGATGAGTTTATCAGGACAAACAGGCGTTCCAGTTATAAATATAGATGGAAAGATTATTGTTGGATTTAATAAAGATGAAATAGATTCTACACTTAATATTTAATAACTATTTAATAGACTACCAAATTGGTAGTCTATTTTTTAATACTAAAGTTAATCCCCTCAAAATTAATCAATTATTTAAGAAAAGTATTTTATCTGCTACAATTATACTGTCGGTATTCATATGAAACTGAACATTAATTTAGGATTATATAATTTGGAATCCGAATTATATCCTTATGGAATAAAAACGGAGGGATCTTATGCAAAGGACAAAATTAGAATATCATAATCACTTT containing:
- a CDS encoding NAD(P)/FAD-dependent oxidoreductase, which translates into the protein MSKDIVNKDIIIIGSGPAGLTAGIYAGRSKLDTLILEDEIVGGQIIGTYAIENYPGFHRIGGSDFAGRLASQAADSGARIEEFDTIVSVNLTDNEKKIETSGKIYNPLAVIIATGSKHRPLPIPEEQKFHGKGIHYCELCDGEMYTDKHVLVVGGGNSGVEAAIYLSKYASQLTLIHWRDSLTAEKSSIEDLTNNPKIKVLYNTEILSANGEDSINSVMLKNNKTNEEYEYEVDGIFTYVGMVPRTELFKEYIELNKDGYIKANENTETNIKGVFAAGDVREKSVRQLTTAVADGTVSALMAEKYILQLRRK
- a CDS encoding glycoside hydrolase family 10 protein, coding for MFTIPFKKLFNKKLVASVLCSTLLLGTVSIKLSSNKEVSSFGDTKVVHAETKPNAEFRSAWVSTIWNLDFKQTNGSASAFKSEYTRVLNAFNSMNMNAVTFQVRPANDAFYPSTLNPWSKYLTGTQGKSPEAGFDPLAYMVSETHKKGMEFHAWFNPYRVTESAQTGKTKEQILATLSSNNFARKNPDAVMLYNGKLYLNPGEPKAQQFVIDTVMEVVKKYDIDAVHFDDYFYPYGGFKTTNPDIATYKKYGTGFSSIENWRRNNIDNLIKNLNTQIKSAKSDVKFGISPFGIWGSKSKHPSGSPEGEGSAVSSGSLSSYDDIFADTRKWVKNNWIDYITPQLYWSMNNSISSYKVLVDWWGNVVQGTKCNLYIGHAVYKYRDGEANTNEVADWKNPSEIPNQITYSRNNANVKGSSFFSLRDLESNIVGFKTTLVSSFYTSKVSIPGSVSVTPSYPTEKLRVYSTGVSNRLVWIDSKTSTSKSYNIYRFTGSEAVNTQSTTHLLKTVNRSGSATYLAYNDTTIKLSTKYTYIIEALDSSGNIIKQFKIN
- a CDS encoding glutaredoxin domain-containing protein codes for the protein MIKVYSTPTCPWCTKVKSYLQSKNVEFIDINVAKDVKERNEMMSLSGQTGVPVINIDGKIIVGFNKDEIDSTLNI